The genomic DNA TATCGTATCGTGATTTTTAGAAACTTCTTGTATCCATGTGTATCATATGTATATATGGCCTTCGTTGCTTATAAACTTTCGGTTGTCAGGATATTGCTGGTACCTTGGCAACAGAAGAGGCTGAAGATGCGCCGCAAGTAGCAAAGTTGCGTTCAGCTCTCGAATCTGTTGATCATAAACGAAGGAAggtgcttaatttttttaacttttaaatgtacatgGATGTCGTTGTTATATATGAATTTACCCCATATATCTAAGAGTTTCTGCAGAATGTTCTCTTTATAGTTATTGGGGTGATATGAGGTGATATAAAAGACAGCACTAATCTCTTTATTCTTCTGAAAAACTTGATCCTTATTAAATGTGGAAACAAACTTGTGAAATTAGATCAATATGGACATTAGGCACCAATCCTAAGGGATTATATAATCTTATCAACCATCGTAAGATATAATCATGATATTATGCTATTTTGCTTCTAGGGCTATAGAGATTTCTTGCGTTTGATTGTTTACAGTTTTAATCTAGGTTAATGGAGTTAGCCTTGGATGAAAATCCTATATTTGTTAACcttggattaaatatgaatgGGTATTTTCATTAAATTGGTATGTGCTCAAAGGTTATTAATTCCTCCCTACTAGCTACTAGTCTACTACTGCTTTGTTAATGGTATATATccgattttaaaatcatttacaAAATGGTACTAGCTAGTGcactattattttcttaaatgattTTCTTATCATCATTGGTTAATATCAAGTTCTTCATTCTTACAATCAGATTCTGCAACAAATGAGAAGTGATGTAGCTTTATTGACATTGGAAAATGGGGGTTCGCCTATTTCAAATCCTTCTACTGCAGCTGAAGATGCACGATTAGCGTCTCTCATTTCACTTGATGGAATATTAAAGCAGATCAAGGTTCCAATATTATTTGTACCAATCCGTTTTTTAAAGTTTGTAAACCTATTGGATATATATCAATAATTATAGGTATTATTTAAACAGGATATAACAAGACAGTCTTCTGTGAGCATCTTAAGCAAAAGTAAGAAAAGAGCATTGCTTGCTTCTCTTGATGAACTAAAAGAACAGATGCCTTCACTTCTGGAAATTGATCATCCATGTGCTGAGAGCCAGATTGCCAATGCTTGCCACATGGTTGAGGTATGCAGAGTAACTCATCTCGCCCTCGTTTCTCTCGTGTTTTTGAGTTGGTAATACTATTCAAATTACCATCACAATTTTGCTGAAATAAACCAACACTAGTTGTTTGCTCTTATAGGGACTAGAGTTGAGTTTTTAAACTACTGAGGATTGaactgataaaaataatttagattgaTTTCCTTTGAGATGCCTAACTCTTCTATTGTTATGATACAGTCAATTCCTGAAGAAGATGACCGCATTCAAGATCTATCTCATGATCGCAACCCAGCAACAGATCTAGGCACCGGATCAGAAATTGACGTGGCACAGTGGAATGTACTCCAATTTAATACAGGCACTGCCACACCATTTATAATAAAATGTGGTGCAAACTCAAATTCAGAGCTGGTCATTAAAGCTGAAGCTCGAGTTCAAGAACCTAAAGGTGGTGAAATTGTGAGGGTTGCCCCTAGGCCATccgttttggaaaatttgagctTAGACGAAATGAAACAAATATTCTCTGAACTACCTGAGGCTCTAAGCTTGCTTGCCCTAGCAAGGACCGCAGATGGCACTCGAGCACGGTATTCTAGATTATATAGAACCTTGGCTACTAAGGTTCCATCTCTTAGAGATTTGGTCAATGAACTCGAGAAAGGAGGTGCACTCAAAGATGTGAGAACATGACCATTGAAAGCTGTATGGTTGTTAACTACTATGCCTGAAGTTTGTTATGGTAAACTAAACTGTCAATGCTCTTTTGGGGTTGGGTTTAGTGGTATTGCATTATTCTTGTGCAGGCAAAATCTGTGTAAAATGTAATCGTTACCCAACATTAATGTATTTAGTAGCAATTATTTTATCGTAATTCTTCTTCAGTTTTTGCTTGTGCAGTTGATCCAAATAACTTTATTTATGTCCACATTTACCAAACTCAAACAGGTGAACAAGCAGACACACCCGATTTCAATTTAGATACAGGTCTCCTTGTCATTAGTAAGTAGATATCTCAGTTAGAATATATGTACACCTTGCTAAATTGAACTGTTGGGAataagaaaaacatatttttttatatggaagtgaacaaatttattttccttcCTGTAGGTTTTTATAGACAATTGTTGTAAAATGACAAGTGGAGAGGCAAATTTGCCGTTTAAGCAAATCCAATTATCAAAGTCAACAATCTTCTTGTGCTGAGGCCTAGAGACCATGTGATAGGTTTCTTCATGTATACTTTCTTGTCTCCCTTTGAGTGTATTTAAAACTAATTACACAAAACTATGTGACCATAGCCTCATTCTCATCTTATATTCCATGGCAAAGGATCGAAGTTCTGTATTTAGATTTCAAAAAATTTGCTACATTGTCGTTATTTTTTCCATTTGCTCTATCATCTTATTCCTTTCCTGGACACATTGTTGCAGCCAATGCTATTCACCTTTTGCTTACCAAACAACACTACAAAATCAAACTCAACCAATCAATCTCCTTTCATATCCTTTAGCATGGAACAATCTAATCTTTCCATCAAACCCAGCTTCAAAATTCCTCAAGATTGCACTTTTTGTCAAGAAATGGCCACAAAGATCTCATGCAGGTGGACTTGAACGCCATGCCTTAACACTTCACCTTGCCCTTGCCAAAAGAGGCCATGAACTTCACATATTCACCACTTCAACAAACCCCTCGTTCTCTAACCACTCAATTGACAACAATGTACATTTTCACTTCTCAAAACCATCACCTGCCGGTTACCTCGATCAAGCCATAGTTTGGGAGCAATATCAACTCCAAAACTCAACCATTAGGCCATTTGACATTGTTCACACTGAAAGTGTTGGCCTTAGGTACACACGATCTCGATACATCACCAATTTGGCTGTCACATGGCATGGAATCGCATACGAGACTATTCATTCCGACATCATTCAAGAACTTCTAAGACCACCCCAAGAACCACAAACAAATGCaataaaagaaagaacaatAAAAGTTGTTGAAGAGATCAAGTTTTTCACAAATTACGCCCATCATGTCGCAACAAGTGATCATGCCGGTGATATACTAAAGACGGTCTACATGATTCCAGAAGAAAGGGTTCATATTATTCTTAACGGCGTTGATCAACAAGTTTTCAAGCAAGATAATTCCAAGGGGAAAGAATTCAAGAAAAAGCACGGAGTTCCAAATTCTAAGTCATTGGTGATAGGACTAGCAGGGAGGTTGGTAAAAGACAAAGGACACCCTTTAATGTTTGAAGccttaaaacaaataattgaagaaaacaACACCTTTTTAGAAAGTAGCATGGTTCTTGTGGCTGGAGATGGACCTTGGGCAGCAAGATATAGAGAACTTGGGTCAAATGTATTGGTTTTAGGACCCCTTGAACAAGGTGAACTTGCTTCTTTCTATAATGCTATTGACATATTTGTAAACCCTACTTTAAGAGCACAAGGTTTGGATCACACTCTTCTAGAAGCTATGTTGAGTGGTAAGCCAGTAATGGCTACTAGACTTGCAAGTATTTTAGGGTCTGTAATTGTTGGCAATGAAATGGGTTATACATTTTCACCAACAGTGATTTCACTTAAGAAAGCCATATATGAGACATGGGTTGGTGGAAGGGGAATTCTAAACAAGAAAGGTCAAGTTGCTAGGGAAAGAGGTTTGCAATTGTTCACTGCTACCAAAATGGTGGCTGCttatgaaagactttttctttGCATATCCAGTTTAAATCATGAGGATAATTTTTGTGAATACCATCCATTGAGTAATTAAACaagtttcaatttcaaaaagtaGAGGAAAAATGCAGAAGCTTGTTGTTTAAGCCATCAGTGTATTTTGTGAATCCTTATAACTTTGTTTGCCAATCTTTGCACTattttatgtaatattttcACATGATAGCTTGCAACTATACTTGGTGTGTTCTCAGAAGCTTGAACCTTTTGATATGTCATGTAACCGAAGTAAAtagtaattaatattttcttagGTATCCGTATCATGAACTTTATACATTCTTAAGTGAGAGTGTCTTCTACTGTATTGGGAATACTTAGACACGACCTTATAAAATTGGTTGTGAGAACATTTATCTTCTCACGTAATGCTGCAACTGCTTCAATCTTCTTGAATAATCTTAAATCATCTTGGTTCATTGTTGATTTTCTTGATTAAAGTATATGAGATCTGGCAATCTAGTCTTCGGTATTAACACatttaagggactaaattgacgGATTTTTATACACTTTAGAACACTAAATTGGCAGATTTTATGTTTTAGGGATTATTTAGtatgattatatatattatatttatatagtttagGGAATGAATCGAAGAGAAATTAGGGGTTGGATAGCTCGATTGGTTTGAACTAATGGTTAAGGAGTTGAAGCTAAGGGTTAAAGAGTTGAAGGTTTAGGTTCAAGTTCTGCTGAGGAGAAGaaattaacataacaattacTAATAAACTAACATTTGccgttaaaaaaaatctaaaagaaaatgacaaatGTGTTTTAATATGTTGAATATATTTTATACAATGTCGAATATGTTGTTGACAAATCTGTGTtgaaataacacaactcttataaaatataagtaattTTCGCCTTATCATATTTACCACTAAGAATCGTACAATGCATGCATGCGGTTATCACATTCTTGAAAACATCAGTCAACAATGAACAAGAAGAATGAGTGTGACATTACTGAAAAAAGACACTTGTTTGAAGGTggcaaaaacacaaaaaatggaAGAGGTTTGAATTGCGTCAGTCTTTTTTCATAATTCATTTGGATCTCTTTGGACATGTAAATGCAAATGCAGGTAGTAAAGAGATAAAGGAAGAGAGATGAAACAAGCAGGTAATCCTCACTCAGTCCACAATCCGGAGTTTATCCAATCCCCTCGTAATTCTGAGAGATTCACTATAATCAACCAATTATTTCAATACCACCAAGACAACCTAGTCTTAGATTTTATGCGTAAACCTAGAGAACTTCCTAATCTCAATCCAGAGATTTACAATAagtgattaaaataaatgtgtttACATAAAATCTAGTAGTAGTATACGAATTAAGTACAATACATTATAACACTATCTCTTGAGTGTTTCTAGACAAGGTGTATATTATGAACAAATATGAACTCTAAGTACAATAATATATGAACATGATAGACTTTGAATGATTGTATATACGTGAATATGTTTAAGTGTTGTATAGGTTAGCACCCTTATTTAGACAAAACTTGATCCATTATATAGAGATGAAGTATAATCACCGTTGTCATGGGCGGAGCCACCTCTTAGTGAGGCTGTGCACCTGCATcccttgaaattttaaattttcaaccaaatatcttattttatttgtatctGCACACcctcaaatatttattttgcacCTCCTCACCCACGTTTTACCCAACTCTGCACTGCACTAGTCCAAGCCCAATGATTTTTCTCTCACCTTCTGACGCATAACAGATAGCAGGCGTTGCACATCACACACCATGCAAATTTTTCTAGTTTCTTCAGTCAACGCTCTGGCTGTTTCTTAGtgttttaattacttttttccccattcttaatattatattattactaCTTCAATTTCTCCTCAACGTTAAGATAAAAATCATGTAGAATGTGTACTGCAGTCAGGGATAAGGAGTTTACCACAAACTTAATGTGTTTCATTTGTAAAACATTAACGACATAATATTGATGATATTTCTCTTGCcattatatatgtgtgtgtgtaaacTCTAaagaatccttaaaaaaaaaagtttccctAAAGAAATTATTAATGAAGTTTAAGAGTCTGCACCTCCTGATCTAAGATCCTGGATACGCCACTGATCGTTGTTGAATAATCCATTGTTTTTGAATGCCCGATTGAATGTTGAGATATTATTTAATTGTAGTCAGCGAATCAACAATTCACTTCCATTAATGATGctctaaattaattttaatcaattccATAAATCAGATCAATGTTTCTTTTCTTAGCAAGGAGTTTTGCATGCATCAGTGACGTGTTCTTGAGTCACCGCTTAGTATAGAGGATCACAGTCCAACCACAAAACATTGACTCCCTTAAGGTTGACCTTGACATTGATACAAAGCCTTATTTTTATCTAGGACACATGACTTCACTTTGAGTGTTGCTTTTACTACATTGAATGTTTTCTATAAACACATGAAAAAGACTAAAAAGCCCAgctgtagttaactaccgccggtTTTCTAGTTATAagtcagcggtagttaactatcacTGGGggcattttagtattttacatgtgtttttaggaagttttagatgttaaaaaaacatttttccttcattttaagGTTAAGAGTGTTGACTATATTGGCCAAGAGGTAAAACTTCATTTACTTAGAATTTCCTGCACAATTGAACACATATTAGTGTATCCTTATTGTTCTGATATACTTTGTTATCGTCAAAACTTAAGGGTTTATGTTCTTTAACCAATTTTGGTCTAACATGTGGTGATTGAGAGATCATTACTCTAAAAAAATACTTAGGTTAAATGGAAATGATAAACACATAAAAGGTAATGCGCTCGCAAAATCAAACATATTCGAGGGATCacaaattttttacaaacaatGAGAACTTGAAGAAAGAATGAAATTAGATAATTGACATTTTGTagaatattcaaaaaataacgTCTCCAATCTTGATGGGAGATATTTGAAGATATTCGTTGAACATATGAAAAGAGGTACAACCGAGTCAAAATTTAAATGTAGTGGATATGGAGCCTTTTGCGTCTTTTCGCAATAAATTACCGACCAATAAACAAGTTAGTCCaacaattaataaaatgaatCTCATAGTATAGAACCTTGTATGTGTTGAGCAtgaatataacaacatatttctTCTAAATGTTCACCTGAATGAACAAGTTGTTTTCAAGAGTTATCTAGGAGATAATATTGACTATAATATCGTTAGCGGGGCATCAAAGAAAGTTTTGTATCTAATgaaaatttgtataatttttttttgttgaattcagGGGCCATGGAGAGCTTGAAATACTCATTGCGTTGGGAAAAAATATCCATGATTTTATAGGTAAAACAGacaataaaaatagtttaagtTAAAGTAACCAATGAGTTGATTGGTCGATAAACAAATGGCTCTTTCTTGTAAAGAggtcaaaaaatttcaagattcCTCCACAAAGGTGCATTAaccttttgaaattgaaaaataaacttacttttagacatatatatatattatctataAATTTCGTTAAAAGTAAACTAACGCGAAGACAAACTTAACTTCTCTGGCAGATTGTTACATGAATACAATGACTAACCTCAATCTGCAAAAGATATAAGAGAATCAAAGCTCGCACTAGAAACAATACATTACATACAAAATGTAAAGAAACCTTAAATACCAATGTTTTTACCACTCTTTTTTTCCTACACATTTctcaattacaaaaaaaaaaaatgatgtattatATATTTAGACATACAAAAGTCCAACACCATATTTGACATTGTATATAATGCAATCCAGGTGTGAACGAAATTTGCTAACTTTGTAGAGGGAAAGTCACCATGACTTTATCCATATATCTCACATATAGTACTCTCTTATTGTTGTTGAAACAAAATGGGTTAATACAATGCTTttaaagttttgatgataacaaactatcgaataaaagttaaatatgctaatatatatttaagtgtAGGACCATAGATTAAAATTTGTCAAGTTCTGAACATATATAAGATCATTTGAAGTACAAGAGAAGCTAAAGACTCTATAGAAGATATGAAAAAAGGTCAACCAGAAGTCAACAATGTGATCAGAAGTGAAGAATTCATTCAGAAGCTAATGAAGGCCAGACTCTAAGTCAACCAGAATCCGAGTCATCTAGACTCTGAGTTATCCACACTCTGAAGACTTAGCAGCCAAACTCTAAGTTATCCAGGCTCTGAAGACTTAGAAGCCACATCATCTTTGTCTTCTTCTAAGAATGGTCGCTTTCAGCCCCTAACAAAGTACAATTTGTCTTCTTCTGAATCACGTGCTAAGTCAAATTCAAGGACAAAAAGGAATTAAACAGATAATTCTAATTGCAACAATGATTTTCAAATGTCTTTTCAAACAACATTAACCATATCAGACAACATTCCAACGTCTTGATTTGAAAACTTCTCAAAGACTCTTAATGTGCTCGAACCTCTCCAACATCTAGTGTTTCCATCCCTATGTAAGGAGCTGAAGACttgaagaaataaacaaaactcTGCAGttttaacaagtgcccttactCTGTCAAATTCAAAAGCGCGTAAATACTTGAGAATTTCTTACCAAGTTCATATCTTATAAATTCTAAAGTCTTAAGAATCTTACTTTGTTTTGTAATTTCTTACACCCCTAATTGTATATGAAGTGTAAAACCAAACAATCTTTATTTGATTAAGTTAAATTGTAAAAAGTTTCTTTCAATTGTGATTGAGCATTaaaagtctcttgcttgtg from Medicago truncatula cultivar Jemalong A17 chromosome 8, MtrunA17r5.0-ANR, whole genome shotgun sequence includes the following:
- the LOC11423703 gene encoding N-acetyl-alpha-D-glucosaminyl L-malate synthase, which gives rise to MAKDRSSVFRFQKICYIVVIFSICSIILFLSWTHCCSQCYSPFAYQTTLQNQTQPINLLSYPLAWNNLIFPSNPASKFLKIALFVKKWPQRSHAGGLERHALTLHLALAKRGHELHIFTTSTNPSFSNHSIDNNVHFHFSKPSPAGYLDQAIVWEQYQLQNSTIRPFDIVHTESVGLRYTRSRYITNLAVTWHGIAYETIHSDIIQELLRPPQEPQTNAIKERTIKVVEEIKFFTNYAHHVATSDHAGDILKTVYMIPEERVHIILNGVDQQVFKQDNSKGKEFKKKHGVPNSKSLVIGLAGRLVKDKGHPLMFEALKQIIEENNTFLESSMVLVAGDGPWAARYRELGSNVLVLGPLEQGELASFYNAIDIFVNPTLRAQGLDHTLLEAMLSGKPVMATRLASILGSVIVGNEMGYTFSPTVISLKKAIYETWVGGRGILNKKGQVARERGLQLFTATKMVAAYERLFLCISSLNHEDNFCEYHPLSN